A window of Vigna unguiculata cultivar IT97K-499-35 chromosome 4, ASM411807v1, whole genome shotgun sequence contains these coding sequences:
- the LOC114182248 gene encoding receptor-like protein EIX2 has protein sequence MGELPSSLKNCKNLIMLDVSENMLSGAIPSWIGESMQQLIILIMRGNHFSGNIPLHICCLKRTQLLDLSRNKLSEGIPTCLINFTALSKNTINKIETESPVYWYNSTYSELYNFVIDSYYSFHITWMWKGVEHDFTRPELTLQSIDLSCNNLIGEIPKEITYMVGLVSLNLSGNNLSGEIPSKIGNLSLLESLDLSRNKLYGRIPSSLSEMNFLQNLDLSHNSLSGRIPLGRHMDTFDASCFEGNVDLCGEQLNKSCSGDQTVVKPEKAALRGEYHVFFEALYMSLGIGFFTGFWGLLGPLLLWQSWRITYLRFLNRVLDYLLVTVEVILAKRQK, from the coding sequence ATGGGTGAATTGCCTTCCTCTTTAAAGAATTGCAAGAATTTAATTATGTTGGATGTGAGTGAGAATATGTTGTCGGGTGCAATACCATCATGGATTGGAGAAAGCATGCAGCAATTGATAATCTTGATCATGCGAGGGAATCACTTCTCTGGAAATATTCCCCTTCATATATGTTGTTTGAAGCGTACTCAATTGTTGGATCTTTCCAGGAATAAGTTATCAGAAGGAATTCCAACTTGCTTAATCAATTTCACTGCTTTGTCTAAAAACACCATCAACAAGATTGAAACTGAAAGTCCTGTTTATTGGTACAATAGTACTTACTCTgaactttataattttgtaattgatAGTTATTATTCGTTTCATATAACATGGATGTGGAAAGGTGTTGAACACGACTTCACCCGTCCAGAATTAACTCTTCAGAGCATTGATCTCTCATGTAACAATTTAATTGGTGAAATTCCGAAAGAGATTACATACATGGTCGGCTTAGTTTCTTTGAATTTATCAGGAAACAATTTGAGTGGAGAAATTCCTTCCAAGATTGGAAATTTAAGTTTACTTGAATCCCTTGACCTGTCCAGAAATAAATTGTATGGGAGAattccttcttctctttctgAAATGAATTTTCTCCAAAACTTGGACTTGTCACACAATTCTCTTTCTGGAAGAATCCCATTGGGAAGACACATGGATACATTTGATGCCTCTTGTTTTGAAGGAAATGTTGATCTTTGTGGTGAACAACTTAACAAGAGTTGTTCTGGAGATCAGACAGTAGTAAAGCCTGAAAAAGCAGCACTCCGTGGAGaatatcatgttttctttgAAGCATTATACATGAGCTTGGGGATAGGATTCTTCACAGGCTTTTGGGGCTTATTAGGTCCATTGCTACTTTGGCAATCATGGAGAATCACTTATCTGAGGTTCTTGAACAGAGTGTTAGACTATCTACTTGTAACGGTTGAAGTGATCTTGGCAAAGCGCCAAAAGTAG